The region TTACCCCAAAACATTAGACGTTACTTATCTTTAGACTCCAAAATATTATATCCGTATTGAAaatgttaaagaaattaaacttGATGACCGTCCTTAAGGGGTGGCTCAATCGGCTGTGGACCACGCATCATGAAgcggaagtcactagttcgaattctctcccttcctcttgtgtggacatgaaaaaaaaaaatagaaaaaaaaactcagatGACCAAAAACAGAGAGCAATTGTATttcaatatataatatgtatacATTATGAAAATAACGGATGAAAAGCTAAAGACGTTTCTGAATCGTAACTGATGCAATCTGTCTCATGACTATTGGTTACAGTTGTCGGTTGGTGGTCCATCTTCGAGTCAAAACATTCACGCCGCCTATTATTATCACACTTATTTAACATGGCAAATTGCTGGCGGCTTTTTGTTTGGCTATTTCTTTGGGCTTAtctcaatttataattttatattaaaaggtGGCTGGTTGATTATGgttatttaatataatatcataGTATGAGGTTATAAATTCCAACCTTAACTTTATAGTTtacttttcataaaattaaatattttatgtctccatcattttttctttttatattttaattaaacattcaACGTATTTGAGCTTCACTAATTAAAGAGGAGCTACTCATTGTCATTGCAGCGGAGTGACACATGACCTCGGCCTATTCTGAGTGTATTAGGTGGAATCTTAATAACCTATTTAAAGTCTATTCTGCAACACAAATTTCCGAGTTAAAAAATACCCAGACCTTGTTGTTTACTGGGAGCAAAGATGGCATCTTCAGGAGTTGAGGATCAGGAGAAATATCGTTCCTACTTACATGGAGAAGGGGAGAGGAACACCAAATGGAAGTATGGTGCCCCTCCTAACTATGATGTTGTTGACAAGCTTTTTGAAGAAGGCAGAAccaaggtctctctctctctctctctctctctctctctctctcatgatgTTCTGAATCTTCTGatgaaaaattagtttttttcatttatgGAAGATATGGCCTCCAGGGTCAGTTGAAGAAAAAGTGCAGAACCTTGTGAAGACATGGGAAATGGAGATGTTCAACAAGGCATGCTCTGATGACTACAAATCAGTTGATCCAAAGAAGTATACTTTCAGCCTAAATGGTAACATTAAGCTCCTAgcttatttatttcatttgattttactattttatttgtgttTAAACAATTTCCACAATTTCCTTTTGTCCACACATACAAATTGATGATAACGTGCAGGAAGGAAGGCTATAACTATAGAAGAAAAGCGTAAGCTTGGGGGAGGCTACAATTCCTTCCTACAAACCTCCTTGCCAGAGAAACTTCGTGTGTACAACCCAGCAGAAGAAACTGCTGATTCATCTCATAAGGCTTTCACATCAGCTTTCCCGCGTGGGCTTGCTCTGGAGATTCTCCATGTTTACTCGGGGCCACCCGTGATTGTGTACAAATTCAGGCACTGGGGTTTCATGGAGGGTCCTTTCAAAGGCCATGAACCAACTGGAGAAATCATCGAACTCTTTGGGATGTCTGTTTTTGAGGTATAGCCCTTTcacttcttcatcatctttttcttcttcttcttcttcttcttctccttgatGCTCACCCTCACCCTCTGCCTCTGGTAACTGGCTTGATACAGTTGGATGAACAAGAGAAAATTGTGAAGGTCGAGTTCTTCTTTGACCGTGGAGAACTGCTAGGAGGTCTTACGAAAGGTGCTAGCTTGGATAGATCAACTGAACAGGCCGCCTCAACCTGCCCCTTCTTGATTAAGACAGGGTAGCTAATCAAATCCTCGTGTAACTCTGTTACGCTTTAGCCAAGGAAAGACCACAATTGCATGACAATATGAATAACAATAAGCCCTGCCCTGTCAGGCATAAACTCAGTTCTTAATGTTTTAATATCTAATTTCAGTACTTTCACTTGAGTTCATTTACTTCCTTGCAAGCACGCATTACCACATAAATATATAGGCATCGTTTGAcaatgctttttaatttttttttttattttttgtcaaaaaaaaaaaaaagaaaaaaaaaagaaaaaaaaaggaaaaggcaaaaagaattaacaaacaactccaAATACAAATTTACGAAACACTCAAAATGACCCTCTAAAGTGTTTTATCAAGCGAACCAATTTCCCTAAAAGTGGATAATATTGTCAGGCATAGTACAATGATTGATGCCAAAATATTCTGCCGCTAGATTTGTAAAAGGATTTGATTCAGTTTAAGGAATGATTAcaaccaaacagagcataaacTTGGTGTACAAATTGGCATTGCCCAACACCTGATGGTGACATATATTTCACCCCAAGCAGCCAAAAAAAAtcctcttttcattttttctacAAATCGATTaggaaaactttattaaaaagaatTACATTGTTATCAGCTTAAGCATCTCTTTCTGGCTGTATGGGATGATtcattttatgttatatataacaAGGTAGACAATGTTTCTAACTAGCTTTACTAGGCCACGGAAGGGAGCCTGGATAAGGAGCTGCCCCGCAGTATCTGAACAGACCTTCAATCTCAGGACACCCATTAGGATAAGGGATTTCCCGGTGAAAAGGATCACGCCTTAGTTTCTTCCGATAGAGTGAACCTTGACATCCATAAGGATCTCCTTGGAATTGAGTCCGCACCAATGCCTCGCCTTTCAGAGCTGCTTCTTTTGAAGTCGGTGAAGCTGGGGTGCCCAAGTAGAAGAACCTTGACTCTGGAAATCCAATTGCAGACCGATGCAGATGCGCAAATCTCTCTTCCTTGAAATCATAACTTACAACCTGATTCAGAGTGTAATGAAATCAGCAAGAAACTCgggttttggggggggggggggggaattaaGCTGCTGTGATGAAAAAGACCGAGTCAGGAGTCTAGAAAAAGTATTGAAATGGAAAACAGAtatcttttctctctctacAATCCGAGATCTATTGATGCATCACTCAAGAtagaaaaaaattagtttagtTCAAATATAACTTGCAGAATTTTTGAAACAATAACTAATATTGTATAAACCACCATAATTTTTGTAGGTGTAATCAGAAAAAAGAAGGTACAATACATTCAAGTATGTGAGTACATGTGCACATACAAATACACCCACCAAAACAGACACACTCACATGGGGAGGAAGACAGAGAGTGGTTATGAGTGACTGAATGCAACATTAAGGTCATAATTATGACAAGAGCACTGGGTAAAGGGTAAAAGGACAAGCATGTTCTCCTATGGTATTTCAGCACTTATCCCATAGAATCATCAACGTATATATTTCAGAAGCCTCCATATGTAAATTTTGGGGAATACtttcgttttgtttttattttggccAAAGTGAGCACCTATGACTGAAACCTGTATTCATGTCCCACAAAATTGATAATCATTATTCCACACCATGATAATCGATCATCCAGAGAGGATAAAAACACGACAACTTTCTGGttgtttttctcaaattttatctGTTTCGTATATTAGTGTATATCATATACATATTTTAGCTTGAAAGGAAAacgttaaaaagaaaagaaaaagaaagcatcCTGTAGAATCGCTTACAGTTATGTTATAAGGATATGTGCCAGTAAGCTCTCGGAAACGACACACACTAAATAGAAGGTTCTCAAAACTGTCCCTCGCATGCTCTTCTGTG is a window of Alnus glutinosa chromosome 4, dhAlnGlut1.1, whole genome shotgun sequence DNA encoding:
- the LOC133867290 gene encoding pathogen-related protein-like yields the protein MASSGVEDQEKYRSYLHGEGERNTKWKYGAPPNYDVVDKLFEEGRTKIWPPGSVEEKVQNLVKTWEMEMFNKACSDDYKSVDPKKYTFSLNGRKAITIEEKRKLGGGYNSFLQTSLPEKLRVYNPAEETADSSHKAFTSAFPRGLALEILHVYSGPPVIVYKFRHWGFMEGPFKGHEPTGEIIELFGMSVFELDEQEKIVKVEFFFDRGELLGGLTKGASLDRSTEQAASTCPFLIKTG